The Alphaproteobacteria bacterium genome includes a window with the following:
- a CDS encoding 4-oxalocrotonate tautomerase family protein codes for MPFINIKMTAGATKEQKSQIVREFTDTLVRVLGKNPQNTHIVIDEVTRENWGHAGILVSDRPKA; via the coding sequence ATGCCCTTCATCAATATCAAGATGACCGCCGGTGCGACGAAGGAACAGAAGTCGCAGATCGTGCGCGAATTCACCGATACGCTGGTGCGCGTGCTGGGCAAGAACCCGCAGAACACGCATATCGTGATCGACGAAGTGACGCGCGAAAATTGGGGCCATGCGGGCATTCTGGTGAGCGACCGGCCCAAGGCCTGA
- the ssb gene encoding single-stranded DNA-binding protein, with translation MAGSVNKVILIGNLGRDPEVRSMNNGGKVVNLSIATSETWRDKNSGERQEKTEWHRVVIFNEKLGEVAERFLKKGSKVYVEGALQTRKWTDQSGAEKYSTEVVLQRFRGELTMLDGKGGGGGGAGGGGDDYGDDYGGGGGNGGGGRSSGGGGGGSRKPSGPIDDDIPF, from the coding sequence ATGGCCGGATCCGTCAACAAAGTCATTCTCATCGGCAATCTCGGGCGCGATCCCGAAGTGCGCTCGATGAACAACGGCGGCAAGGTCGTGAACCTGTCGATCGCCACGTCCGAAACCTGGCGCGACAAGAATTCGGGCGAACGCCAGGAAAAGACCGAGTGGCACCGCGTGGTGATCTTCAACGAGAAACTGGGCGAAGTCGCCGAACGCTTCTTGAAGAAGGGCTCCAAGGTTTATGTCGAGGGTGCCCTCCAGACCCGCAAATGGACCGACCAGTCGGGTGCGGAGAAATACTCGACCGAAGTCGTCCTGCAGCGCTTCCGCGGTGAGCTCACGATGCTCGACGGCAAGGGCGGCGGCGGGGGTGGTGCTGGCGGCGGCGGCGACGATTACGGCGACGATTACGGCGGGGGCGGCGGCAATGGCGGCGGTGGCCGTTCGTCGGGTGGCGGCGGCGGCGGTTCGCGCAAGCCCTCCGGCCCGATCGACGACGATATTCCGTTCTGA
- the uvrA gene encoding excinuclease ABC subunit UvrA, translating into MSTKSASGTALGALFEGPRIAVRGAREHNLKGVDVDLPRDSLVVITGLSGSGKSSLAFDTIYAEGQRRYVESLSAYARQFLELMSKPDVDSIEGLSPAISIEQKTTSRNPRSTVGTVTEIYDYLRLLFARVGVPYSPATGLPIESQTVTQMVDRILAMPDGTRLYLLAPVVRGRKGEYRKELAEYQKKGFQRAKVDGKLYEIDAVPALDKKRKHDIEIVVDRLVVKPDLGPRLADSIETALGLADGLLFAENADNGERTVFSSKFACPVSGFTISEIEPRLFSFNNPFGACPSCDGLGEKQYFDPELVAPNGLLSLNGGAIAPWASDSNKYYAQTLASLAKHLKIDLDTPWEKLPAKARNVILHGSGDEPVTMVYSDGLRDYKTTKPFEGVVPNLERRYRETDSAWTKEELSRFQSARPCEACGGHRLKPEALAVKIGGLHISEVCQFAIDEAANWFKKLTPQLTKKQNEIAVRILKEINARLGFLVDVGLEYLTLARASGTLSGGESQRIRLASQIGSGLTGVLYVLDEPSIGLHQRDNDRLLETLKRLRDLGNTVIVVEHDEDAIRVADWVVDMGPGAGVHGGKIIAQGTPAQIIANPNSTTGRYLAGFDQIAIPKQRRAGHKGQKLTVKGAKANNLKNVSVELPLGTFVCVTGVSGGGKSTLVIETLYKALARRLMGAREIAGEHDTILGIDHLDKVIDIDQSPIGRTPRSNPATYTGAFTPIRDWFAGLPEAKARGYGPGRFSFNVKGGRCEACQGDGVIKIEMHFLPDVYVTCDACHGKRYNRETLEIKYRDKSIADVLEMTVEEGASFFAAVPAIREKMDTLVKVGLGYIHVGQQATTLSGGEAQRVKLAKELSRRSTGKTLYILDEPTTGLHFEDVRKLLEVLHALVDQGNTIVVIEHNLEVVKTADWVIDLGPEGGGKGGRIVASGTPEEVAKTKESFTGKYLAPYLTRGGMAKKRA; encoded by the coding sequence ATGTCCACGAAATCAGCATCGGGTACGGCGCTCGGCGCCCTGTTCGAAGGCCCGCGCATCGCCGTCCGGGGTGCGCGCGAGCACAATCTCAAAGGCGTCGACGTCGATCTGCCGCGCGACTCTTTGGTCGTCATCACCGGCTTGTCGGGCTCGGGCAAATCCTCGCTCGCCTTCGACACGATCTATGCCGAAGGCCAGCGCCGCTACGTCGAAAGCCTGTCGGCCTATGCGCGCCAGTTCCTGGAGCTGATGAGCAAGCCGGATGTGGATTCGATCGAGGGGCTTTCGCCCGCGATTTCGATCGAGCAGAAGACGACGAGCCGCAATCCGCGCTCGACCGTCGGCACGGTCACCGAGATTTACGACTATCTGCGCCTGCTCTTCGCGCGCGTCGGCGTGCCCTACTCGCCCGCGACCGGTCTGCCGATCGAAAGCCAGACCGTGACGCAGATGGTCGATCGCATCCTGGCGATGCCGGACGGCACGCGGCTTTATCTTCTGGCGCCCGTCGTGCGCGGCCGGAAGGGCGAGTACCGCAAGGAACTCGCCGAGTATCAGAAGAAGGGTTTCCAGCGCGCCAAGGTCGACGGCAAGCTCTACGAAATCGACGCGGTGCCAGCCCTCGACAAGAAGCGCAAACACGATATCGAAATCGTCGTCGATCGCCTGGTCGTGAAGCCCGATTTGGGCCCGCGTCTCGCGGACTCGATCGAAACCGCGCTGGGCCTCGCCGACGGTTTGCTCTTCGCCGAGAACGCCGACAATGGCGAGCGCACGGTGTTCAGCTCCAAATTCGCCTGCCCGGTCTCCGGCTTCACGATCTCGGAGATCGAGCCGCGCCTGTTCTCGTTCAACAACCCGTTCGGCGCGTGCCCGTCATGCGACGGTTTGGGCGAGAAACAGTATTTCGATCCCGAGCTGGTCGCGCCCAACGGTCTCCTGTCGCTCAACGGCGGCGCGATCGCGCCCTGGGCGTCGGACAGCAACAAGTACTACGCCCAGACGCTGGCGAGCCTCGCCAAGCATCTGAAGATCGACCTCGACACGCCGTGGGAGAAGCTGCCCGCCAAGGCGCGAAACGTCATTCTCCACGGCTCGGGCGACGAGCCGGTGACGATGGTCTATTCCGACGGTCTGCGCGACTACAAGACGACGAAGCCGTTCGAAGGTGTGGTCCCCAATCTCGAACGCCGTTATCGCGAGACCGACAGCGCTTGGACGAAGGAAGAGCTTTCGCGCTTCCAATCGGCGCGGCCTTGCGAGGCGTGCGGCGGCCATCGTTTGAAGCCCGAAGCCCTCGCCGTCAAAATCGGCGGCCTGCATATCAGCGAAGTCTGCCAATTCGCGATCGACGAGGCCGCGAATTGGTTCAAGAAGCTGACGCCGCAACTCACCAAGAAGCAGAACGAGATCGCCGTCCGCATCTTGAAGGAGATCAACGCGCGGCTCGGCTTCCTCGTGGATGTCGGCCTCGAATATCTCACCCTCGCCCGTGCGTCGGGCACGCTCTCGGGCGGCGAAAGCCAGCGCATCCGCTTGGCCTCGCAGATCGGCTCGGGCCTGACGGGCGTGTTGTACGTTCTGGACGAACCGTCGATCGGCCTGCACCAGCGGGACAACGATCGCCTGCTCGAAACCCTCAAGCGTCTGCGCGACCTCGGCAACACGGTGATCGTCGTCGAACACGACGAGGACGCGATCCGCGTCGCCGATTGGGTCGTCGATATGGGCCCGGGGGCCGGCGTTCACGGCGGCAAGATCATCGCGCAAGGCACGCCCGCCCAGATCATCGCCAATCCCAACAGCACCACGGGCCGCTATCTCGCCGGGTTCGACCAGATCGCAATCCCGAAACAACGCCGCGCGGGCCATAAGGGCCAGAAGCTGACGGTCAAGGGCGCCAAGGCGAACAACCTCAAAAACGTGTCGGTCGAATTGCCGCTCGGCACGTTCGTGTGCGTCACCGGCGTTTCGGGCGGCGGCAAATCGACGCTGGTGATCGAGACGCTCTACAAGGCGCTGGCGCGCCGCTTGATGGGGGCGCGCGAAATCGCGGGCGAGCACGACACGATCCTGGGCATCGATCATCTCGACAAGGTGATCGATATCGACCAGTCGCCGATCGGCCGTACGCCGCGTTCCAACCCCGCGACCTATACCGGCGCCTTCACGCCGATCCGCGACTGGTTCGCCGGCTTGCCGGAAGCCAAGGCGCGCGGCTACGGGCCGGGGCGTTTCTCGTTCAACGTCAAAGGCGGGCGCTGCGAAGCCTGCCAGGGCGACGGCGTCATCAAGATCGAGATGCACTTCCTGCCGGATGTGTACGTGACGTGCGACGCGTGCCACGGCAAGCGCTACAACCGCGAAACGCTGGAGATCAAGTATCGCGATAAGTCGATCGCCGACGTGCTGGAAATGACGGTCGAGGAAGGTGCATCGTTCTTCGCGGCGGTCCCGGCGATCCGCGAGAAGATGGATACGCTGGTCAAGGTCGGCCTTGGCTATATCCATGTCGGCCAGCAGGCGACGACGCTGTCGGGCGGCGAAGCGCAGCGCGTGAAACTCGCCAAGGAACTCTCGCGCCGCTCGACCGGCAAGACGCTCTATATCCTCGACGAGCCGACGACGGGTTTGCACTTCGAAGACGTGCGCAAGCTCCTCGAAGTGCTCCACGCCCTCGTCGACCAGGGCAATACGATCGTTGTCATCGAACATAATCTGGAGGTCGTGAAGACCGCCGATTGGGTGATCGATCTGGGCCCCGAGGGGGGCGGCAAAGGCGGGCGCATCGTCGCATCGGGCACGCCGGAAGAAGTCGCCAAGACGAAGGAATCCTTCACCGGCAAATACCTCGCGCCGTATCTCACGCGCGGCGGTATGGCGAAGAAACGCGCTTAG
- a CDS encoding DNA/RNA non-specific endonuclease, translating into MHLLIFSLFSIFLAAPVAAEPARFAGCREVFAAQTPPVERLDTIETCRPGRDGASFAVAFAPARRAPAWAGYSLTRAQALTGSPRRLADFSPDPDLPKDLQARDADFRRSGFDRGHLVPSAVAGRLSPGAKIASYWYSNVAAQNPNHNRGLWAQVEAWVRERAKETGEIRVIVGTVFDEHAVPTSIGAGVAVPSHFFLTVYAPGDAKLATLIAENGPNATEDWRALDDLAPRLRALEARISELLPAERRPNVRGTLDLDYWALRR; encoded by the coding sequence ATGCATTTACTTATTTTCTCTCTTTTTAGTATTTTTCTGGCCGCGCCCGTTGCGGCGGAACCGGCACGTTTCGCGGGCTGCCGCGAGGTTTTTGCGGCCCAAACGCCGCCGGTCGAACGTCTCGATACGATCGAAACCTGCCGGCCCGGGCGCGACGGGGCGTCCTTCGCCGTCGCTTTTGCGCCAGCACGGCGCGCACCCGCCTGGGCGGGCTATTCGTTGACCCGCGCCCAGGCTTTGACAGGATCGCCGAGGCGCTTGGCGGATTTCTCGCCCGATCCCGATCTGCCGAAGGATTTGCAGGCGCGCGACGCCGATTTCCGCCGCTCGGGCTTCGATCGCGGGCATCTCGTGCCCTCGGCCGTGGCGGGGCGGCTGTCGCCCGGCGCCAAGATCGCGAGCTATTGGTACAGCAATGTCGCCGCACAGAACCCCAACCATAATCGCGGGCTGTGGGCGCAGGTCGAAGCCTGGGTGCGCGAACGGGCCAAGGAAACCGGCGAAATTCGGGTGATCGTCGGGACCGTTTTCGACGAGCACGCTGTCCCGACCTCAATCGGGGCGGGCGTGGCGGTGCCGAGTCATTTCTTCCTGACCGTTTACGCGCCGGGCGACGCCAAGCTCGCCACGCTGATCGCCGAAAACGGCCCGAACGCGACGGAGGATTGGCGGGCGCTGGACGATCTCGCCCCCCGATTGCGCGCGCTGGAGGCCCGGATTTCCGAGCTTTTGCCGGCCGAGCGGCGGCCGAACGTCCGCGGGACGCTCGACTTGGACTATTGGGCCTTGCGTAGATAA